ACAAGAACATGTATTGATCCTGGACCAGGCTAGGATCTGTTGGCAGTAGTCTTCAAAACAGGAGCAAAAGCTAGTATTACTATCGAAGTTTATTCCATAGTGGTAGAACTGTCACAACTGTTTGCCATAGTACAACAAATATTAGTTCAAACAACTAACAGACATCATCGAACACGCCAAAACAGCAAACtgtcatttgaatattttccaCACAGCAACACTGGCACTCTTAAGAAATGAAGCAATAAATTAGCTAGTGACAGACAGTGCTGCATTTTCTCCTAATACAGATCTCAGCATTAATGGCACTGTTAATCAACAAGATAAATTGACCAATTTAGTACTCACCAACTGCATTTTGATATTTGGGTGGTCAACCTTCTTCAGGATAGCAGCCGCTAGGGTGAAAAATGTTAGGAATTAGCAATAGAATTGTAATGTAtgcaataataaaatgtctctcATATTGTGAATGTTCAGGTACACTCTAACCTAATATTGTGAAAGTCCTAATTTTGACAGATTGTCTTTAGAAGGCTTAATACTATATACAATAACAGGTTTCAATatgattttattacatttgGTTTTCCAGTCTATCTTGCCATGTAATAGCTTCTCTAGCAGTACAATTTGACAGAGATTTACCCTGATGTGGACTGTCCAGGAAATATCTTGGGTCTGATATCCTAGTGTTGATAGGTTCGATCAGTCCAGTGATTCCCTCCTGGGAGACAACAGCACAAAAAATGTTGACTCCTACAAACAGTAAGATCGGTTTTGTGGACACAGATGAAACTCATTCTCGGCTTAAACAAATTGAACTGAATGTTTAATTTTCCACTGttcttgatttttttaaatccaggactaggcttaatgtGTCTGCAAAACTGGCTCTACACAGAAGTAGTCTCGGATGAAACAGCACTTTCAATAGAGATTAACCTTTGTAAGGACATCTGCAGCATGTTTCAGGTTCTTTATGAAGCTGTCCTCCATTTCCATGGCAACTGTAGCTCGGTCCGCCCCAACAGGCACCCTCCCTGCCATCAAGTGGATCCTGAATATAAATTGAGACTACTGAGACTATTATACTATTAACGTATGAATACCCCTGAGAAACACCTAAACCTGAGAACAGATAATTCTGCATGTAGAGGACCCCAATTGGTGGCCCCAAAACGGAGTCAGAATTTGAAAAGCGTTGGCAGTTTTCAGACTGTCAGGTTAGTCCTTGACACCCCACACCAGCTAAAATGTTTTAGACAGCAAAGACAGTCTAACCTCAACACTGTGGTAATCATCCCCAAATTACTGACTAGGCACATAGGGCATGTGCCCCTGGCCCTGACCTCCAGGGCTCCCcaatgctattttttttttactcatgaaCATGACTAGGTCATGGTAAAACGTGTAGACCTCCACgtcatttgttttgaaaactACACATTCTTTTGTCAGGGGATCCACTATGGTCCAATTTTTCTCAGGGGACCGGAACAAACTAATAATTAGaccatatttgtgtgtgtgtgtgtgtgttggggggagcGGATTTATGATGTTTTGTATAGATAAACTATGTGTAGGTTAGCCTCATGTGATACTCTTAACGCACCTCCTGCAGTCCAGAGCCTTAGCATACTGAATAGCCAGATCCAGACCCTTTCTGAagtccttttctctccctgggACAGCACCCAGACCAAGCTCCCCTGCTTTTGCATCTCCTAAAGAAAACCCAGTCATGTCAACTCACAATGTTATGAAATAGGGGCACATTGTTGTGGATCAATTGGAGGCATATATTTTCATAGCTTGGTTGAGTTTGCTTCCAATCAATGCATTGATTTTGTATGAAGGAAGCCTACATGTATACAGCTACAGTTATCTAAGCAAATGTCAAAACTGAATCAACACATAGCTGACTAGCTAAACAAGCAGTAACCTCTGTCTTACCAAGGGGTGTGTTAATCAACACCACTTCAACTCCAGTAGCATTTTTCACTCTTTGCAACTCCTGTAAATCAGAGTCATACAGCCATGCCGCCTCCACAGCCTGAAACCCGGCCGAGGCAGCAGCGTATATTCTTTGCGAAATCTCTGGCAAATCCGTAAACAACCATGTAATGTTCGCGCAGAATTTTAAAGCAGGCATTTGTCTTGATTTGTTGCAAGGGTAAGTTAACAAGCAAAGTTTTCTATAGCATACGTTTGATGTAACAAGCACTGTAAAGAATAAACTATGGTTAAAAATCCACAGAACAACAGGCTCAGCTATCAGCTGATGTTGATTCTCATGTGAGGTCAAATATTGATATAACCAAAAAGCAACGCTGCTGGGAAGCTAGCTCTGGTTAGCTACCTGGTAAAGTTCCATCtatcttgtgagcaacattataAACGCACTTGTGGGAGACAGAAAATTTgaatgtttcaaaataaaagtggcCAACGTATTAGAAAGGTATCAACCTGTTATAGACAATattcatttctaaaaatgtcttCCTGAGTTCGGAGCTAGTAAAAActgtttcctagccactgtgcataaTATCGTGGTTAGGGTTTCCGAcagggtatctgtaaaagcactcaGTGAGAACTGCTTATAACTgcgtaaaaagggctttgtaaaataaattttattgaaatatgattaacaataattaataatttttcATATTCAAGAGACATAAAAGTTTCTAGAGACATTCAAAAGACATAAAAGGTTTTAAAACATCCAAGGTCAAAATTGTGGTTTATGCAAATCCCTGAATTAGGAAAACACAATGCTCATATTGCAAATACAGCAAATGAATTTGTTGGAAATACTCAGTAGAtatttggaatcaaaatataatgtaaaatcaTGGGGAACTGTGTGCTAGGCCTACATCCTCCAAACACTATGTTCCAATCCCTCCTCAGCTAAGTGTTTTAAAGTTGCTAACTGTAAAACACTTGGCATGGCATACATACTGCTTCATACAGCAAAAACTGTTCTACATGGTAGGACATACTCAGCACAGTGTATAGTGTCACAAATTATGCTGGAAAAACATGATACACTATGTTATTGCAAGTGTTGCTGGTTTTTTACTTCGCCCACATCACTTCCACAATGCAAGTCACTATTAAATTTACATATGCTCTCTTGCAGCAAGAACTATTCTAAACGCCGTTTAAAACGAATGAGCACCATCAAACTAGCATAAAGAtttctaatttaaaaaatatgaattatgtTCTCTGCAATAACCGAATAAATCTCagaccatttctcaatgtgctccaacACATACTTTTCACTAtcttatgtaaagtattatttaaagtgtattttttattttatttgaacatacattttttcaatatAAACTATTCAAAGCTTAATTTCATGTCAAACAAATCGCGTTTTACCAAAGACGTTTATTTTGAAGACAAAATCGAAAACCGGAAGTCCTAATGCTTCAGCCGAATCTCTAACGTCGCCAGCATGACGATAATAAAAGTTGGAATAAAAAAGGAATactttgttattgtttgaatttcgtttaaatatgttattttgatTCACGTCCGTAATTATATTGCAGCAATTGTCATGAATGGATGAGAGCAACCCATCCGGGTACTTTGCCTTCGCGCCATGCTCCCGCCCCTTTTTTGGGGAAAACACACCATTTAATTTGACTGGCGGTGAATAGAAAATCTGACGTCTTTGCCAATAAATCTTACAGAATAAGAAAACGATATTGCTTTTTAGCTATTAGGAGCACAAACACTATGGCCAGTcaggaaaacaattatttcatgTAATATAGAGAAAACACAAGAAATAGGGGTTGAGTGTCCATTCAGTCTGCCTCCATCAAAGTGGACGAACGACCCAACCCAGTCGCTGGAGGTGTCATATCCCGATATATACAACTATCTTATTGAATATACAGGTAATGTATTTATGACATCTGTcactttattttgctgttttggtAGTATGTCCGATGTAACGTTACTGTAAACTAAATCACAAACATGTTTAgcaagctaacaagctagcacCCTGCAACTAAAAGTCAGGCTACAACATTCTATCATCACCCGTCAGATATAGTTCACATACACATGCAAGAATGTAACGATTATCGATGCGTCACACCAAATAATGGACTATACAATTAATCATATCTCACAAATAAATGATGTGTATTGCTACAATAATTTGCAAGGAACAATTACATATTttgattaattacatttttgaagatTCAATTCCCTATAATTTTCTTATCATGGCATTAATGCTGCATTTAGACACACTTTGAATTGGGATTAGTATTACTATTATCATGACATTAAATCACTTCAGGGAAGTGCATTTTTAGAATGTTCTATGTACTGCCTTTTCAATGCAGCATCTACATTCACTTCTTaaacttttaaaattataaCTGTTGACTCTAGCATGGGCTCAGCACCCCTAAAACGTGGAGTAGGAAATTTtgttattctaatatttttgtTCGTCTTTGACAAGgctaaataatgtccaaaacatactccgtagtttgtgttttaaaatgtatgtgttaaggaTGAAAATTAAAACATCCCCGCTTAGCAAATGGTgtcatcctcttctcttctACTTCTCTGTACCTGCATCGCTCAGCACGCGAACCCGTTATGTATGTGTTGTGAATCAACTAAGTTGCTCCAAAGCTGTGTCTCACACTTATTCCTTTTACCTAGAGTTGTTCCGATTCCGAAATCAAATCGGTGAGTACTGGAGTCAGTATCCTGAATCACGGTACACctataatgtgtttattttcgGACTATTTTAGTCCAGCGGGTCACACTGTGGAGTATCACAGGACCTTGGTGACTCGTCCATAGTCATAAACGGGGAGAAGTAGCGCCGGTTACAATGTTCTTCCGCAAGACGCATGCAGTTCTGTTTATTAACTGCTAGAgcgtgaaaaaaaaaaacagcagcgCGACAAATGAACTGCGTACCTGTGTAGTGCATACGCGTGTCTTTGTTGTTGGACTATATGTtttaccttctttttttttgttcttgatgtgaaccttgttttattattatttatttatgactTATATTGGTTTATGAAAGTTCAGACAGGCGTGCAACCAGATATGTTAGAGAtggccatttgtaaataatttacagaagatgaattacattttgttgtccaaGTACCTGTTACTttgtttaatgacaataaagttgaatctaatctaaccaATCTGATGAATGTTGATACAAAATGataaagttatttttcaatagacatatttttagtttttgtttgaaaagaGGGTGGTTGGTGGCAGTGGGGCTCATTGGGTGCTCAGCACCCCTAAAGCTCTGACCCTAGAATCGCCCCTGGACTCTAGTATCATTAACTAACCTGTGCTGAAGTGTTTGCCTCAGACATAAACGTGTTGACTAGACGGGTCCCATAGTTGACCATTTTCACCCTCTCTGCGGATGGCCTGAAGCCACAGATCTCTTCTTTTGCTATCCTTTGCTTTTTGGGGAAGTAGAGAAAAGCGTAAACCCGTTTTTTTCCATTATTCGACACGCAAAACACAACGCTGCAACTTTTAGGCATGGTACCAGTAATATTTCCAACTTTGCGTCGTTGTCTTCTATACTTTTAAAGCGCTAGCGTTCCCCCAAAAGGGGGCGTGGTCAATCGGACAGGATGAAAGTGACGTATAGCTGCTCtcatctacaggtgctggtcataaaattagaatatcatcaaaaagtttatttatttcagtaattccattcaaaaagtgaaacttgtatattatattcattcattgcacacagactgatatatttcaaatgtttatttctttttattgtgatgattataactgacatttaataaaaatcccaaattcagtatctcagaaaatttgaatattacttaagaccaatacaagaaaaggatttttagaaactgaaaagtatgaacatgaaaagtatgagcatgtacagcactcaatacttagttggggctccttttgcctgaattactgcagcaatgcggcgtggcatggagtcgatcagtctgtggcactgctcaggtgttatgagagcccaggttgctctgatagtggccttcagctcttctgcattgttgggtctggcgtatcgcatcttcttcTTCACAACACCCCattgattttctatagggttaaggtcaggtgagtttgctggccattaagaacagggataccatggtccttaaaccaggtactggtagctttggcactgtgcaggtgccaagtcctgttggaaaatgaaatctgcatctccataaagttggtcagcagctgGAAGCATGTAGTGCTCTAAAACTTTcaggtagacggctgcgttgaccttggacctcaggaaatacagtggaccaacaccagcagatgacatggcaccccaaaccatcactcaCTGTGGAAACTTTCCACTGGATTTCAGGCAACGtaggattct
The nucleotide sequence above comes from Esox lucius isolate fEsoLuc1 chromosome 8, fEsoLuc1.pri, whole genome shotgun sequence. Encoded proteins:
- the hyi gene encoding putative hydroxypyruvate isomerase; the protein is MPALKFCANITWLFTDLPEISQRIYAAASAGFQAVEAAWLYDSDLQELQRVKNATGVEVVLINTPLGDAKAGELGLGAVPGREKDFRKGLDLAIQYAKALDCRRIHLMAGRVPVGADRATVAMEMEDSFIKNLKHAADVLTKEGITGLIEPINTRISDPRYFLDSPHQAAAILKKVDHPNIKMQLDIFHWQIMDGNLTQNIQKYFPLIGHIQIAQVPNRNEPDSAGELNFPYLLRLLEELGYMGYIGCEYKPLGSTNEGLGWVHNYWKSSNK